A stretch of the Ctenopharyngodon idella isolate HZGC_01 chromosome 14, HZGC01, whole genome shotgun sequence genome encodes the following:
- the LOC127494200 gene encoding uncharacterized protein LOC127494200 gives MSALHWICALTLALVCSLSAQPVKRSIIAQDMFKTAFKGFKDGISAKCPKNTRLYSPDIQEDCLSSALKCTIAELKVLEVECNVTENDDFMMIYEGLNKEKWNTSSSSPRNCTCELYNQTHVKEFVENMERLVQLLYTRTQ, from the exons ATGTCTGCTCTACACTGGATTTGTGCTCTGACACTGGCGCTGGTCTGCTCCCTAAGCGCCCAGCCTGTGAAACGAAGCATCATTGCCCAAGATATGTTTAAGACTGCGTTTAAAGGTTTCAAAGACGGTATTAGTGCTAAATGT ccAAAGAACACGAGACTCTACTCCCCTGACATTCAGGAG GATTGTTTGTCTTCAGCACTGAAATGCACTATTGCTGAGCTAAAGGTCCTTGAAGTTGAATGCAACGTTACTGAAAATGATGACTTCATGATGATCTACGAAGGACTGAACAAGGAAAAGTGGAAT ACATCATCAAGCTCACCCCGAAACTGCACCTGTGAGTTGTACAACCAAACACATGTGAAGGAGTTTGTAGAGAACATGGAACGTCTGGTGCAACTACTCTACACAAGAACACAGTGA
- the il21 gene encoding interleukin-21 isoform X2, with protein sequence MQLTLRKVMNELEKVNNVMDKSTSSFNSPTTNDLKDCCIRSALECFRSQVMNLNVTQEKPIIKSLKSISNESRKKVIVEKLPSCNLVEGEKKEAQCKPCESYSKVNSQMFVQNFQTLLQKIYASQA encoded by the exons ATGCAACTCACGCTCAGAAAAGTTATGAATGAACTCGAGAAGGTCAATAACGTAATG gacaaaagcaCAAGTTCGTTCAACTCACCCACCACCAACGATTTGAAG GACTGCTGCATCAGATCTGCTCTGGAGTGCTTTAGGTCCCAAGTGATGAACCTGAATGTCACTCAAGAGAAACCTATAATAAAGTCACTGAAGAGCATCTCCAACGAGTCCCGAAAAAAAGtcatt GTGGAAAAGTTGCCCAGTTGCAACCTGGTAGAAGGTGAGAAAAAG GAAGCTCAGTGCAAACCCTGTGAATCGTACAGCAAGGTTAACAGCCAAATGTTCGTGCAGAACTTTCAAACTCTTCTTCAAAAG ATCTATGCCAGTCAAGCATAG
- the il21 gene encoding interleukin-21 isoform X1, whose translation MKASVFVLFAVACWFVSQAELSPMQLTLRKVMNELEKVNNVMDKSTSSFNSPTTNDLKDCCIRSALECFRSQVMNLNVTQEKPIIKSLKSISNESRKKVIVEKLPSCNLVEGEKKEAQCKPCESYSKVNSQMFVQNFQTLLQKIYASQA comes from the exons ATGAAGGCATCCGTGTTTGTTCTGTTCGCAGTGGCGTGTTGGTTCGTTTCGCAGGCAGAGCTGTCGCCGATGCAACTCACGCTCAGAAAAGTTATGAATGAACTCGAGAAGGTCAATAACGTAATG gacaaaagcaCAAGTTCGTTCAACTCACCCACCACCAACGATTTGAAG GACTGCTGCATCAGATCTGCTCTGGAGTGCTTTAGGTCCCAAGTGATGAACCTGAATGTCACTCAAGAGAAACCTATAATAAAGTCACTGAAGAGCATCTCCAACGAGTCCCGAAAAAAAGtcatt GTGGAAAAGTTGCCCAGTTGCAACCTGGTAGAAGGTGAGAAAAAG GAAGCTCAGTGCAAACCCTGTGAATCGTACAGCAAGGTTAACAGCCAAATGTTCGTGCAGAACTTTCAAACTCTTCTTCAAAAG ATCTATGCCAGTCAAGCATAG